Proteins encoded together in one Oncorhynchus masou masou isolate Uvic2021 chromosome 3, UVic_Omas_1.1, whole genome shotgun sequence window:
- the LOC135507485 gene encoding phakinin-like, translated as MPLPRRRSSFLGQHSTAERPGSASTRAGTVGITTAPRGVFVGTAPTGGTCSLGTRVSRRALGISSVFLQGLRSTAVPVMPHGAGAGGRQHPGGAESLNCCLMEYRDKVHALELLNQQLEEQIRHCLDRKASSAGAWGPLRQDWEDVYRQVSESILDNARLMLQTENVQANAEDFKDRYENEQPFRKAVEEEISSLYKVIDDANLTKSDLESQMDSMRAELRDLARNHEEDVRVLYNQMAGREVDEPDAPIETNLDQILAYIRSHWERVIEKNRAETDAYLEYKQEESVGSKLSHEEEELESLKTEYNDAGCKIQSLQAETESIRALKRGLENSLNDAKHWHDIELQNLGSVIGKLESELGDVHGDIEQQRRDYETLLGNKMRLTLEIGTYHGILDGEESRYHPSM; from the exons ATGCCTCTGCCAAGACGTCGGTCCTCCTTCTTGGGCCAGCACTCCACTGCAGAGCGCCCGGGTAGCGCCAGCACCAGGGCTGGCACCGTGGGCATCACCACAGCCCCCCGGGGCGTCTTTGTGGGGACAGCCCCCACGGGCGGCACCTGCAGCCTGGGCACGCGAGTGTCGCGGCGTGCACTGGGCATCAGCAGTGTGTTCCTGCAGGGGCTGAGGAGCACGGCTGTGCCTGTTATGCcccatggggctggggctggtggCAGGCAGCACCCCGGGGGTGCTGAGAGCCTTAACTGCTGCCTGATGGAGTACAGGGACAAGGTGCACGCCCTGGAGCTGCTCAACCAGCAGCTGGAGGAGCAGATCCGACACTGCTTGGATCGTAAGGCGTCCAGTGCCGGAGCCTGGGGTCCcctcagacaggactgggaggacGTCTACAGGCAG GTTAGTGAGTCCATCCTTGACAATGCCAGGCTAATGCTGCAGACAGAGAATGTGCAGGCCAACGCTGAGGACTTCAAGGACCG gTATGAGAATGAGCAGCCCTTCAGGAAAGCGGTTGAGGAAGAGATCAGCTCTCTGTACAAGGTGATTGACGATGCCAACCTGACCAAGTCAGACCTGGAGAGCCAGATGGACAGCATGAGGGCTGAGCTCCGAGACCTGGCACGCAACCACGAGGAG GACGTGAGGGTGCTATACAACCAGATGGCAGGCCGTGAGGTGGATGAACCGGACGCTCCCATTGAGACCAATCTGGACCAGATACTGGCCTACATCCGCTCCCACTGGGAAAGAGTCATCGAGAAGAACCGTGCCGAGACCGATGCCTACCTGGAATACAAG CAGGAGGAGAGTGTGGGCAGTAAGCTGAGTcatgaggaggaggagctggagagTCTGAAGACGGAGTATAACGATGCTGGTTGTAAAATCCAGAGTTTGCAGGCCGAAACCGAGTCCATCAGAGCACTG AAGCGCGGCCTGGAGAACTCCCTGAACGACGCCAAGCATTGGCATGACATCGAGTTGCAGAACCTGGGATCCGTCATTGGCAAGCTGGAGTCAGAGCTGGGCGACGTCCATGGCGACATTGAACAGCAACGCCGTGACTATGAGACGTTGCTGGGTAACAAAATGCGCCTGACGCTGGAGATCGGCACCTACCACGGCATCTTGGATGGGGAGGAGAGCCGCTACCACCCCTCGATGTGA